From Carassius auratus strain Wakin chromosome 22, ASM336829v1, whole genome shotgun sequence, a single genomic window includes:
- the rrp36 gene encoding ribosomal RNA processing protein 36 homolog, with protein sequence MPKSAKSATKMEHQSSDDEEDVLEMERNFALLSKRSAMQTSAEDEEEMRDEDASEEEDEAEPEEDEDNGVDDEDEDESGSDEDEADSNPEDEGVINDPSHTEGYLKKELSTMSFEEIMKLQNKVGTKAYNKIAYGAAKTQKKNEPMKRLTKHKPQEISAKKHVPFLRKVVPVKKRISRDPRFDDLSGEYKPEIFNKTYKFIDVIREKETKIVKKKLKKVKSDSKKEELKALLKRMENQQRARQRQELEKEKELQFKRKQRELVGQGHKPFYLKKSDRKKLELAEKYSELKKSGKLENFLSKKRKRNATKDRKKLPSQHKRRQIWTNPGSSVAP encoded by the exons ATGCCTAAATCAGCAAAGAGTGCGACTAAAATGGAACATCAGAGTTCAGATGATGAGGAGGACGTTTTAGAGATGGAGAGAAACTTTGCTTTACTTAGTAAAAGGAGTGCAATGCAAACTTCAGCAGAGGATGAAGAGGAGATGAGAGATGAAGATGCATCTGAAGAGGAAGACGAAGCTGAACCTGAAGAGGATGAAGACAATGGTGTGGATGATGAAGACGAAGATGAGTCAGGGAGTGATGAAGATGAAGCAGATAGTAACCCTGAAGATGAAGGAGTCATCAATGACCCATCACACACGGAGGGATACCTTAAAAAAG AATTGTCAACCATGTCCTTTGAGGAAATCATGAAGCTACAGAATAAAGTTGGAACAAAAGCGTACAATAAAATCGCTTATGGTGCCGCAAAGACTCAGAAGAAAAACGAGCCCATGAAACGACTAACTAAACACAA ACCTCAAGAGATTTCTGCAAAGAAACATGTGCCTTTCCTCCGAAAAGTGGTTCCTGTTAAGAAAAGG ATTTCAAGGGACCCTCGCTTTGATGACCTCTCGGGGGAATACAAGCCTGAAATTTTTAACAAGACGTAcaaattcattgatgtcatccgGGAAAAGGAAACAAAA ATAGTGAAGAAGAAACTCAAGAAAGTCAAATCAGACTCTAAAAAGGAAGAATTGAAAGCCTTGCTTAAAAGAATG GAAAACCAGCAGAGGGCCCGACAAAGGCAAGAGCTGGAAAAAGAAAAGGAACTACAGTTCAAGCGGAAACAGAGAGAGTTGGTTGGCCAGGGACACAAACCGTTCTACCTAAAGAAAT CTGACAGGAAGAAGCTGGAATTGGCTGAGAAGTACAGCGAGCTGAAAAAGAGCGGGAAACTGGAGAACTTCTTGAGTAAGAAGAGGAAGCGTAACGCCACCAAAGATCGCAAAAAGTTGCCCAGTCAGCACAAGAGACGCCAAATATGGACCAATCCTGGCTCATCTGTGGCACCTTGA